The Salipiger profundus region TTGCGGATTTCTCCAGACCGCAGCCCATAGGTTGCAAGGAGTTGCAAGATTGCGTAGTCCCGCAGCCCCGCCGGTGTCCTGTCCGCCCTCGCGCTTTCCAGTACCGCGGCGATCTGGTCCCGTTCCAGGATCGAGGGTACACCTTCATAGGCGTAGAGCAACGGCGCGATGATGTGCGGCGACAGGTCGGTCGCAATGTGGCCCGCCCTATAGAGGTGACGCAGCAGCGAACGAAGCCGCTCCGCAACAGATTTCAGCGAGCTGCGCGTCAGCTTCAATGCACGCAGGTCCATATAGCGGTCGGTGTCGTCGATACTTAGATCCATCAGACCTTCGGCACCGCATCGTTCGAGGTGCCAGGCCAGGAAGTGTCGGGCTTCCCACAGGAGCGCATGGATGCTGGGCCGGGCAAGGCCACGCTCATCGAGAAGCCAGGCCTCGTACTCGTTACAGATCGCAAATCGCAACGCGTCGGCCGCACAGGCCGCATTTGTAGCCGGTGGCCATCGGCCCTGCACAAGCCGCAGCAGCGCGTGAATACCCGCGCAGGGAATTTGGTGCCAGCGCGGACCAGGAAGGCGGCCGTGACGGCGCTGGAACAGCGCGACCGCTTCGCGCAGGTATTGCTCCACTTGGGCTTCGGTTACATCTGCGACCGGGATGTTCCGCTGCGCAAGATGGTCAAGAAAGCCGCGCGCGTAGGCGCAGTAATTCCTGACCACCACCGGGCTGTATCCTTGGCTGGTCAGTACGGTTTCGAGTTCGGTGATTACTTGGCGATCGGCTTTTGTCATCGCTGGCTCCTCCGCTGGTCAAACAACCGCAGAGGTTCGGCCGAAAATAATGCGGAGCAAAGCCGTCGATTGGCGCGGAAATGCGGGGAATTCATGCGCCTGTCCCACAGTCCTCCGCATTACGGCCACCTGATGATAAGTGAAGTAATGGAGAGGTGATCATTACTTCACATAGGGTTTGACGTATTGCGGGGCGATGAGCCTGACATCGTGGCCAAGTCTGGAAAGCTCCCGGCTCCAGTGATGCGCACCCGCGCAAGCCTCCAAAGCGATGGTGCAAGGCTCAATCTGACCGAAAAACTCTAGCACCCGCCCTCGCGGCAACGCCTTGCTAAAGACCTTAGATCCATTTGCCGCCGCGCCATGCGCGTGAAACGAACTCTTGGCAATATCCAGCCCTACAATGCTAACCTTCTCCATGGACGCTTCCTCCTCGTAGCGAATTTCGACACCGCTACCTTGGCACAGCGATGCCGTGAGGGGGCGTCCACACCATCAAGAGGGAGCAGGCTGTCTGACACGAAGTCCAGCGACCATCGCTGGTTCGGCCCCTGCGGGATCGTCATGGGCGCGGAGCGGGTCCCCAGGGCTCGCTTGCGACCGCCCCGTTTACGGACTGTTAAGCCTTCTTCCCGGTAGATCCGGTAGAGCTTCTTCCAGTTCACCTTTCAGCCCTCTCGGCCCAGCAGGAGGTGCAGTCGCCGATAGCCGAAGCTACGCCGTTCGCTGGAAAGCGCCTTTAGCCTCTCTCGCAGTCCGGTGTCTGCAGGTCTGGTTGATCCACGCCGATACACACGCGGATCGATCCCGGCCAGGGCGCAAGCCCGCCGCGGGTTGTAGCTTTTCTCTGTCATGGCCCGGTCCACAGCGCGTCGCCTTGCACCGGGCTTCAGAAGTTTTTCCCAGCATCTCCTTGAGCATGGCCACGTCGAGCATTTGTTCAGCCAACATCTTCTTCAGCTTTGCATTCTCGGCTTCGAGCGCCTTCAGCCGCCTGGCCTCAGACACTTCCATGCCGCCATACTTCGAGCGCCATCTGTAGAACGTGCCATCGCTGACGCCGTGCTTCCGGCAGAGCTCCTTGGCGCTTATCCCGGCTTGGTGCTCCTTCAGGATGCCCCCTCTTGATGGTGTGGACGCCCCCTCACGGCATCGCTGTGCCAAGGTAGCGGTGTCGAAATTCGCTACGAGGAGGAAGCGTCCATGGAGAAGGTTAGCATTGTAGGGCTGGATATTGCCAAGAGTTCGTTTCACGCGCATGGCGCGGCGGCAAATGGATCTAAGGTCTTTAGCAAGGCGTTGCCGCGAGGGCGGGTGCTAGAGTTTTTCGGTCAGATTGAGCCTTGCACCATCGCTTTGGAGGCTTGCGCGGGTGCGCATCACTGGAGCCGGGAGCTTTCCAGACTTGGCCACGATGTCAGGCTCATCGCCCCGCAATACGTCAAACCCTATGTGAAGTAATGATCACCTCTCCATTACTTCACTTATCATCAGGTGGCCGTAATGCGGAGGACTGTGGGACAGGCGCATGAATTCCCCGCATTTCCGCGCCAATCGACGGCTTTGCTCCGCATTATTTTCGGCCGAACCTCTGCGGTTGTTTGACCAGCGGAGGAGCCAGCGATGACAAAAGCCGATCGCCAAGTAATCACCGAACTCGAAACCGTACTGACCAGCCAAGGATACAGCCCGGTGGTGGTCAGGAATTACTGCGCCTACGCGCGCGGCTTTCTTGACCATCTTGCGCAGCGGAACATCCCGGTCGCAGATGTAACCGAAGCCCAAGTGGAGCAATACCTGCGCGAAGCGGTCGCGCTGTTCCAGCGCCGTCACGGCCGCCTTCCTGGTCCGCGCTGGCACCAAATTCCCTGCGCGGGTATTCACGCGCTGCTGCGGCTTGTGCAGGGCCGATGGCCACCGGCTACAAATGCGGCCTGTGCGGCCGACGCGTTGCGATTTGCGATCTGTAACGAGTACGAGGCCTGGCTTCTCGATGAGCGTGGCCTTGCCCGGCCCAGCATCCATGCGCTCCTGTGGGAAGCCCGACACTTCCTGGCCTGGCACCTCGAACGATGCGGTGCCGAAGGTCTGATGGATCTAAGTATCGACGACACCGACCGCTATATGGACCTGCGTGCATTGAAGCTGACGCGCAGCTCGCTGAAATCTGTTGCGGAGCGGCTTCGTTCGCTGCTGCGTCACCTCTATAGGGCGGGCCACATTGCGACCGACCTGTCGCCGCACATCATCGCGCCGTTGCTCTACGCCTATGAAGGTGTACCCTCGATCCTGGAACGGGACCAGATCGCCGCGGTACTGGAAAGCGCGAGGGCGGACAGGACACCGGCGGGGCTGCGGGACTACGCAATCTTGCAACTCCTTGCAACCTATGGGCTGCGGTCTGGAGAAATCCGCAATCTGCGGATTGAGGACATCGACTGGCGGAGCGAAACCATCCGTGTCCGTCACAGCAAAACGGGAGCCTGCTCGTTCCTGCCCCTGATGGTGCCTGCGGGCGAGGCCGTTCTCACCTATCTGCG contains the following coding sequences:
- a CDS encoding site-specific integrase, which gives rise to MTKADRQVITELETVLTSQGYSPVVVRNYCAYARGFLDHLAQRNIPVADVTEAQVEQYLREAVALFQRRHGRLPGPRWHQIPCAGIHALLRLVQGRWPPATNAACAADALRFAICNEYEAWLLDERGLARPSIHALLWEARHFLAWHLERCGAEGLMDLSIDDTDRYMDLRALKLTRSSLKSVAERLRSLLRHLYRAGHIATDLSPHIIAPLLYAYEGVPSILERDQIAAVLESARADRTPAGLRDYAILQLLATYGLRSGEIRNLRIEDIDWRSETIRVRHSKTGACSFLPLMVPAGEAVLTYLRSGRPATAAREVFIRTRAPYRKLEKLYSLVRRRLCDAGIKPPGKCGPHIFRHARAVEMLRTSVPQKVIGDLLGHRSTASTAPYLKLATEDLRAIALDVPGAEGLA
- a CDS encoding site-specific integrase, which gives rise to MTKADRQVITELETVLTSQGYSPVVVRNYCAYARGFLDHLAQRNIPVADVTEAQVEQYLREAVALFQRRHGRLPGPRWHQIPCAGIHALLRLVQGRWPPATNAACAADALRFAICNEYEAWLLDERGLARPSIHALLWEARHFLAWHLERCGAEGLMDLSIDDTDRYMDLRALKLTRSSLKSVAERLRSLLRHLYRAGHIATDLSPHIIAPLLYAYEGVPSILERDQIAAVLESARADRTPAGLRDYAILQLLATYGLRSGEIRNLRIEDIDWRSETIRVRHSKTGACSFLPLMVPAGEAVLTYLRSGRPATAAREVFIRTRAPYRKLEKLYSLVRRRLCDAGIKPPGKCGPHIFRHARAVEMLRTSVPQKVIGDLLGHRSTASTAPYLKLATEDLRAIALDVPGAEGLA